A genomic region of Dreissena polymorpha isolate Duluth1 chromosome 4, UMN_Dpol_1.0, whole genome shotgun sequence contains the following coding sequences:
- the LOC127878643 gene encoding uncharacterized protein LOC127878643, producing MASECDLCVNSHRDVYLSHGRKREDLKAAALEFFPLYTSVIQRICANCWSKISKFRAFKRSVEGKLENVKKRAVTPLKGTPKRRRMSIAENLICSTEKLKSATKTTPKRIPVFEKLVSSIEKLKLGSCDDTAGAKPRKQLFHDHAYSHSTTERTEPIRLTTCKQSEQSKIVEKQLIDDTTQLVSMLSSSKTSVLSTQRLEALFEEDLFTAALDEMSVNIPFLYELLNKLVGDTGCKRATIAMIYAMILNSRNRRVSALQKCMTVLAVKCHADNKLLSRLNRIHITMSSKTKTNMLDQFSEQCEKRIVSEVRTGVDGKLNGDNLDIYVKTNDIRMKNKNRDYHFFASDWTPYRITDEDFVTNEWLKTYVESQRCEEKAITPEMFNPDLITFQSSVKTLVSRELLKIFPEFKWMKLVVPDHIPHHLEEIMSRQTKSFTLPILLKNEAKYEDCVCIMDSYNQQMSDWYRKAGRSDDFDQLQIPVGGDQLTRVRLDGAKTLRMGAHTRTERFDNLFPVVVEMFHMQMDFLEKVVKKFMKNSTGRDVGTLQNLQIRIQRSSVNGNVKSRFKAHEEFVLLVGRAYIAEAAMEYFGIQDPNSSPTKHEPPENIMNSHISRRRAVYDELMDGFLSTIFGPLSFEECESPERIELEVEGQRVSLPVENGKVSLIFQQQTGQTRIEIPTKLLKEKETIQIPVGNLLINVKLVKPDDLKNYVMNFLQHYFIILNLKDAVKEGDVFRINNCLKMMIPFFYNHSPLSKYMRGIPMPADENEENVEDIVDPQ from the exons atggcgtcaGAATGTGATCTTTGTGTAAATAGCCACAGAGATGTTTATTTAAGTCACGGAAGAAAGCGGGAGGACTTGAAAGCGGCGGCCTTAGAATTCTTCCCACTGTATACCAGCGTTATCCAGCGTATATGCGCCAACTGCTGGTCGAAAATATCAAAATTTCGTGCATTCAAACG GTCTGTGGAAGGAAAGCTGGAAAATGTTAAAAAGAGAGCAGTTACTCCACTTAAGGGAACTCCAAAACGTAGACGGATGTCAATAGCTGAAAACCTTATCTGCAGCACAGAAAAGTTAAAGTCTGCCACGAAGACGACACCAAAGAGAATACCGGTTTTTGAAAAATTGGTGTCCAGTATAGAAAAGCTGAAATTAG GAAGCTGTGATGACACTGCGGGTGCTAAACCTAGGAAGCAATTGTTCCATGATCATGCATATTCACATTCAA CCACAGAGAGGACTGAGCCAATCAGACTGACTACTTGTAAACAATCGGAACAGAGTAAAATAGTAGAGAAACAACTCATAGACGACACAACACAATTAGTGTCCATGTTGTCCTCCTCGAAAACCAGTGTCCTGTCCACCCAGCGGCTAGAAGCATTGTTTGAGGAGGATTTATTCACCGCTGCACTAGATGAAATGTCGGTGAATATTCCATTCCTTTACGAACTACTGAACAAGCTGGTGGGTGACACAGGATGCAAGAGGGCAACTATAGCGATGATCTACGCCATGATATTGAATAGCAGAAACAGACGAGTATCTGCCTTACAGAAGTGTATGACTGTACTTGCTGTAAAATGTCATGCAGATAATAAG CTTCTTAGCAGGTTGAACCGCATACATATCACAATGTCATCAAAAACAAAGACTAACATGTTGGATCAGTTCAGTGAACAGTGTGAAAAGAGAATAGTAAGTGAAGTAAGAACAGGGGTTGATGGCAAGTTGAATGGAGATAACTTGGACATTTACGTCAAAACAAATGACATAAGGATGAAAAATAAGAATAGAGACTATCACTTTTTTGCTTCTGACTGGACGCCGTACAGAATCACTGATGAGGACTTTGTTACGAACGAATGGCTCAAGACATATGTGGAATCACAAAGGTGCGAAGAGAAAGCCATAACACCTGAGATGTTCAACCCAGACTTGATAACATTCCAATCTAGCGTAAAAACACTAGTGTCTAGAGAACTCTTGAAAATCTTTCCAGAATTTAAGTGGATGAAATTAGTAGTTCCAGACCATATTCCACATCATTTGGAGGAAATAATGTCTCGCCAAACAAAATCCTTCACGCTACCTATCCTACTGAAGAATGAGGCGAAGTATGAAGATTGTGTATGTATAATGGACTCCTACAACCAACAGATGTCTGACTGGTACAGGAAAGCAGGAAGAA GTGATGACTTTGATCAGCTCCAGATACCTGTAGGAGGGGACCAATTAACACGGGTTAGACTCGATGGCGCTAAAACTCTGCGGATGGGAGCACACACACGTACAGAACGATTCGACAACCTGTTTCCAGTTGTTGTTGAAATGTTCCATATGCAAATGGATTTCTTAGAG AAAGTGGTTAAAAAATTCATGAAAAACTCAACGGGCCGAGATGTTGGAACACTACAAAACTTGCAAATCCGTATCCAAAGATCCAGTGTAAATGGAAATGTGAAGAGTAGATTCAAAGCCCACGAAGAATTTGTTTTGCTAGTTGGAAGGGCATATATAGCCGAAGCTGCTATGGAATACTTCGGTATACAGGACCCAAATAGTTCACCAACTAAGCATGAACCGCCAGAGAATATTATGAACAGTCATATTTCAAGGCGTAGAGCAGTTTATGATGAACTTATGGACGGCTTCCTGTCAACAATATTTGGTCCATTAAGTTTTGAGGAG TGTGAAAGCCCAGAAAGAATTGAGCTCGAAGTTGAAGGACAGAGAGTCAGCCTCCCTGTAGAAAATGGAAAAGTTTCACTTATATTTCAGCAGCAAACTGGACAAACAAGAATCGAAATACCAACAAAATTGTTAAAAGAAAAGGAGACCATACAAATTCCGGTTGGAAACTTGTTAATTAATGTAAAACTTGTGAAGCCAGATGACTTAAAGAATTATGTTATGAACTTTCTGCAGCACTACTTCATCATTTTGAACTTGAAAGATGCTGTGAAAGAAGGAGATGTCTTCAGGATTAACAACTGCCTCAAGATGATGATCCCCTTCTTCTATAATCACTCCCCACTATCCAAGTACATG CGTGGTATACCTATGCCTGCGgatgaaaatgaagaaaatgtaGAGGACATTGTTGACCCACAGTGA
- the LOC127877727 gene encoding uncharacterized protein LOC127877727 — MIAIVVAPLNSIMEDQIQSLRSKNLKGCYLSYDAKEIVTFGDNEDDIEEHSSDKETEESPTTSVLGKMFDLTELKSGRYNIIYSHPEALHTKKIQKIFHSPVYQQRVCAVAIDEVHMISEWGSEFRPAFRKLGELTVIFPNACHLALTATCTEQRKNELTDTLQYRKYTCVSINPDRPNIYLSKRSRLPNIKKIDKLDSLIEPVAVELTDKLSDFPVTIMYVENLEALGYFYQYLNSYLGKRQYTGEEIPENRIFAQYHKDYTKAMKSFIVSDLCKKKPTIRLVLATVALGMGLDAPSISRVIHCRPPTSLEAYMQEIGRAGRRGQSSEAILYYNNNDISKARKGISDSIIQYCQDDVNCLRLLLVKHFGFSETQYSGNPNGCCSNCKNAHLNK; from the exons ATGATAGCAATAGTGGTTGCACCACTTAATTCCATCATGGAAGACCAG ATACAAAGCTTAAGATCCAAAAACCTGAAAGGCTGTTATCTGTCTTATGATGCCAAAGAGATAGTGACCTTTGGTGATAATGAGGATGACATTGAGGAACACAGTTCAGACAAAGAAACTGAAG AATCTCCCACTACATCTGTCCTCGGAAAGATGTTTGATCTGACAGAGCTGAAGAGTGGACGCTACAATATAATCTATAGCCACCCAGAAGCACTACACACAAAGAAGATTCAGAAGATCTTTCATTCACCTGTGTACCAACAGAGAGTGTGTGCAGTTGCTATTGATGAGGTTCATATGATTTCAGAATG GGGAAGTGAATTTCGACCAGCATTCCGAAAATTAGGTGAACTTACGGTGATATTCCCTAATGCTTGCCACTTGGCATTGACAGCCACATGTACTGAACAAAGAAAGAATGAATTGACAGACACTTTGCAATATAGGAAATACACCTGTGTGTCTATTAATCCGGACAGacccaatatttatttaagtaaaagaTCAAGAttaccaaatataaaaaaaattgataagttGGACTCATTGATTGAGCCAGTGGCAGTGGAGTTAACTGATAAATTGAGTGACTTCCCAGTAACTATCATGTATGTAGAAAATTTGGAGGCTTTAGGTTATTTTTACCAGTACCTTAATTCTTATTTAGGTAAAAGACAATATACTGGTGAGGAAATTCCTGAGAATAGAATATTTGCTCAGTATCATAAGGATTATACAAAAGCAATGAAATCCTTTATTGTGAGTGACTTGTGCAAGAAGAAACCAACAATTCGCCTTGTGCTTGCGACAGTTGCTTTAGGAATGGGACTAGATGCCCCAAGTATATCAAGGGTAATTCACTGTAGACCACCTACCAGTTTGGAGGCCTACATGCAGGAAATAGGTCGAGCCGGAAGAAGAGGTCAATCTTCTGAAGCTATCTTGTATTACAATAATAATGACATATCAAAGGCTAGGAAGGGTATATCAGATTCAATAATACAGTACTGCCAAGATGACGTTAATTGTCTAAGATTGCTGCTGGTCAAACACTTTGGTTTCAGTGAAACACAATACTCAGGAAACCCTAATGGATGTTGCTCAAATTGTAAAAATGCACACTTGAACAAGTGA